The sequence CACCAACTCCGGCCGCTTGTAGCCATTGCTAGGGTCGCCATCGCGCAGCACCGTCACCACCACTTTTGACGATcgttgtcggtgatatgggcctggGGGTCTCAagactagagggaggaggctgcccccaataccacgtggccctcccccgaggggagtcaggcccgaggtggggcggcggccactccttcccagacactggatggaggaggctgccccccaataccacgtggctctccccccaggggagtcaggcccgaggtggggcggcggccactccttccagacactggatggaggaggctgccccccaataccacgtggccctcccccgaggggagtcaggcccgaggtggggcggcggccactccttcccagacactggatggaggaggctgccccccaataccacgtggctctcccccgaggggagtcaggcccgaggtggggcggcggccactccttcccagacactggatggaggaggctgccccccaataccacgtggccctcccccgaagggagtcaggcccgaggtagggcggcggccactccttcccagacaCTAGAttgaggaggctgccccccaataccacgtggccctcccccgaggggagttaGGCTCGAGGTGGGGCGGAGGCCACTCCCTCatgtgactaggggtcgggctcccccgaccccctcagCGGGTCGCCATGTGCGGTGGGTTAGGTGGCCACCTTCGAGCGCTCACCTACCCGCATTAATGGCGACCTGAGCAGGCGCggcacgccgcatttaatgtggcgTGCACCCCGCGCTAAATTGGTCTGTGACTGGTCGAATGACCGACGGGACCCAGGGTGTCAGGCGTACTACTGCATGGGTCAAGGGGCGTGTACCCTGTCTTGTCCCATTAGTCATGATGATGAGAGGTCTTAACCTCTCATCCCGGCCAGAGTTGGTCCATCCGCCCTGGTCAATTGGGGTTTCCATTTCCCGATGCAAACAGGGACCCAGAAGTCTCCACCCATTAATAGCAGCTGACATGGGCGCCCCTCGTGTCAGGCGGTAAGATTTTACAGGCCTCATCATCAAGATGACGTGCGCTTGCTTCCCAAGTCAAAAGACAAGACAGGCATTTAATGCAAAACACTTCTCCACCAGAGCTAGGTttttgggcccatgtggtaacctcttgaggtataaaaggaggtccaggcctagtgaggggggaggggggattcGGGGCGATCCATTGGACGCTCTAGAGCAGTCTCTAGCCCCGGATGATCAACACCACATTTTACTCCAACAAGGAGATCTTGTAATCCTTCACTCAAGGAGCatagcacaggagtagggtattacgcttcatagtggcccgaacctgtataaatccaTTGTGTCTCTTTTGTCTCGAGGAACCTCggatctcacccgctgcccccggccgaaccaaAAAAAGGGGGGCCTCACTGTTTCCTGGTGGAGGAGTTAACCCTCCGACAATCGTTAAGTACCAATTTCTACCGCAAACAACAATTATGAAAAATTATCATTTCTCACAGTAtactaataataaataatatagtTGTATTAGGATTAGAGAACTAATGTGAATGTACACGGATTGAAGAgctcacatgtcagtgggtcccataatttttttagtgtgaatgacaaatgggtcccacatattttatttttaattctaataccaCATAAGCgacacgtgggacgaagaccaggTTAACTCCGCCATGTAAGCGCCACATTGGCAAAACTGCCTTCCAAAACTACCGAGTGAGGGGTTGAGATATCCGGTAGTGTGGTACACGGATATAAAACCATTAGTGAAGGGAATTCAATTGGCCttatagagagagaagaaagaaaagccaAATGGGCTTGGGCTGGAACTGATAAGTCGAGGCCCCCCGGCCCATGTAGGTTCCAGTAGTCCAGTGAAGTCTACGCCGATGCGAGCGGGGGGTGGGGGTTCAAAATTCCCCTTCCCACCTGAGCGGAGCCTTTTGTCTACTTCGACCACGGCTGAGCATCTCTCTCAGCGGTATCCTCCTCAATAATCCGGCCCCCAATTCGTACACCGCTAGGGTTTCGATCCCGATTCCCCATTTCCAATGTCGGGTGACCGCtacggcggagggggaggcggaggcggaggcggaggcggcggcagcggcagcggccacCGGAGGGATCGGTACGCCGAAGGGGGAAGGCGCGGCAGCTGCTCCCCGCACCCGCAGGACCGCTACGGAtcaggacggcgaggaggaggtagcGGACGGGGAGGGCTCGTCGATGGCGACcgcagcggtggtggtgaccgttACGGCGCAGGGGGCGGgggcggcaacggcaacggcaaaggcagccgcagccgcagcgccCATCCGAGGGACCGCTACAGCGGAGGCGGACACCTCTACGGCGGAGGGGGTGGGTACACCAGCGACCGCGGCCCCCCAACCTGCAGTCATAGATACGACGGCCAATCGAGTAAAGAACACGGGGACAGTTTCTACAGCGGCGGGAACAGTTCCAAATTCGCAGATACCCCGCGCAACAACCAACACCAACCATTGACCAGCATGAGATTCATTTTAGCAGGATTCGGGTCCCCGCTCAAGGCCGAGGTAACTGCATTTTAAGCTTCGACATTATCGTGTTTCGACAGGCGGCAAGCATGAGTTAGTTGCGTTTAACGGTTTAAGGCCTAGTTCCTTTCACTTCAAGAATGAATTAGTTCAGTTCATCGCTATAGTTTGAGTTCATGAATTAGTTGCGTTAAAGGCCTAGTTCTTTTCACGGACTAGCTGTTCTGTACCTTTTTTGATTCTTTACAGAGTATGGATGGATCAACCAACTATAGGTTCGAGTTTAGCCAAGATACCTACATGTCAAAGTGTATTAAAATCCAAGAATGAATTAGGGCTATATACAGGAAAAAACATTATGAATTCAGTTGTATTTGTTTCCTTTACATGACAAGAAAGAACTAGTTCAAAAGGTATAGTTCTTTTGATGAAATTTGATGAATTTGTTGAATTCAATGCAGTGCAAACAATTGATCAATGGAATGGGCGGCCAAGTTCTTACTTCTTTGGAATATGAGATAGCTACACACATTGTACCAATGGTACCTATTCTCTGTCCTAGCATTATATGGTAATTATACGCAGCAAGTGTTTCTAATTATGCTTTTGTGTCTTTATAGGGAGGACGAGAAGGCGCTGCCATAGTGTGGGAACTTGACGGAAAAAGAGTATACTCTAAAGAGTGGCTTGACTCACTGTTGTATGTGCGGCCCAAAGCATTAGAGGTTTGTTTGTGCTCCTGCTTCTGGCCACCAACTTTATTCTGTGTCAGATTCTTTATGTTGAAAATCTGTGTCAGATTCTTTTTGTTGAAAATCTGTGTCAGATTCCAATAATGTGCATATTAAACACTGTACTGTTAGCGAGTACTTAATCCACCTTATTAAGCATGCTCAATTCAGCCCCTATATTGCCAAGTCGAATGGACAGATTTTTAAAGTCAATCGTTCAACATATTGTTTCACTTCTCAATTTTTTCCCTAAATACATTTCGTCTACAATATCAATGTGATTCGCAATACTTTTTCCCCTTAATTACCCCAATCTTAATTATCCATTTTTGAATGTCGTTTCTCAGGCGTCATCTACTGGCAGGACTAGGAATGGTAGTCAAGCTCTATATCCTGGGGAAAGGAGGGTAAGGAGAAGGATCAATTTTGATTCATATCATGATGACGGTGCTTCACTTTGCTCCAAACATCATGACATATTCAAGTGTCCGTTTGATAAATCCACACAAACAACATTGCTCCAATTCGCTGAGAAGAATAGGAAGAATCTGATATACGCAGGCCCTACCCCTGGGAGTTTTGACACTCATTGGTCCATTGTAGGAAGTACTGAGATCAAGTTGAAATTGCGAAGAGCTTTTAGACTTATTCAAGCCCTGCATAAGGAAAATATATCACTTTGTGGAAAATTTGGTGCTGAAAATTTCTTCTATGATGATGATAACAATGCAAGGATTGGAAATCTTATGGAAGACAATTTGAAATATGGCGCTGATCTCAGTGATAAGAACTTGGACTATGAGAGCTTTGTTAAGATGGTGAAGAAGGAGGTTTTTGTACGCACATCAATTCCAAATAGTCTTTCAGAATGGCTATGTTTGATGTCTTCAGGTGTCAAAGGGTTTGAGTACCTGCTCTGTCATCATGATGGTTTGATGGAACCAAGGCAGAGTGCTAGCTCATTCATGTCTCTCCATGACATTTTTTTGGAGATCGAAACATCTGATCCAGCAGCCTATGGGAGTGTGCTGTCTGATCTTAGACAGTACAATTATTGGAAAAGTAAGATGCCAAATAATTCCTTCCTAAAGAGCACAAAGGAATATATGGATAAAGATGGCAAGCAAATAGAGTATAAGGATGATGTGAAGGATCTCTTGAGGTTCCTTAGAAACTGCAGGCGTCATGCGGCACAGTTCAAGGAAGACGAGTTTCCTTCCATAGTGGACCATTTCTACCCAAAGCTGATGTGCGATTTCCAGAAAGCTATGTTTAAGGTCGGCAAATTGCAAGACCTGAATCTTGAATCAACTATGCCATGAAACATGATTTTGGGCTACCTGGATATTCTGGCGCTGCTGATGTGCAAAAATGGTCATGTAAGAAAAGTCATGCCATGTAACAATGCCATCATTTGGATATTTTGGGTCAGCTACATATGGGAAACATGGAAGCGATGCTACTGATGTAGAAAGAAAGATTGAAACAATGATATGTGTGCACATTGTGCACTGCTGGAATAATTCTGAAAACCTTGTTAGCTTTATAGTTGTGAAATATTACTGTGGGAGAAACCGCTTACCTTGTCCAGTCTGATTGCGACATACATGGTGGTTAGTTGTCTTTACACTGAGGCCAACAAAGTGTGAGCTGGATATGAgctcttttctttctctgatGTGATGTGAAATGTAATTACTGGTGGGAGGGCTGCTGATATTTTGTGGATGACAAATGACATTGTAGTTCAGTTTGGAACCAAATTGCAGTTTTGGGAGTATGTTTTTCTTGTGCAGCAATGGCATCGTTTGTTGAAGGCGGAGCTCAGTGCAGAGTTGCAGACACTGCCGGCTGATACCGGCGTTCTCTGACATGCAGTGCAGAGCCCCCGGCCAGCTGACCACAGAACAAAGGGTGACCATGATGAACTTAGAGCTTGCGGAGTGATGGAGCTGTGTGTGCAGGCTGTGGACTGGACAAGACATTCACGTCCGGCCGGAGATGAGGTGCTTGCTGCTCAAGAGTTGAACCATCTTTTGGATCGATCAGGGAAAGCCTTCCTAGTCATGTCTTCTTCCATGTGTACTCCTATGTGACAGACAGCCAGCATGCAAAGATTTCTGCATGCGTGTGCTCCATTTTTCTGGATTTAAGCAGAGGAAGCAGCGTAATTGGAGTACGGGATCTGTTCTTTCTGTTTGATCTATCCTGCCGCTTGGAAATCGCGTGCTGTATATCATATGTGGATGGGAGAGATGGCAGTGAATTGAAGAGTTAGACTGCGAGTATACGCAGCTAGCGTCAATGTATTTACGATTGGATTTGGAAGGAGTATACTACATTTGGCTTACAACAGCCACCACGCTAGTAGAGTTGACGACGCGAATACaagaggcggcggcagcaataGCACTGGCGtccaccgccgacgccggccaGGACTGACTCCAGAAGGTAATCGCCCCCCTTGCGTCTCGCAGTTTCACACTTTCACTCGGTTCTATGCACATTTTGGGCTTGCTAGTAGCTATTGAGTGACGAACACAAAATTTAGGGTGGAGTTTGGTGctgtgattggttaattagttCGGTGCTTTGCGTGGTACCCATTTCGAACATCAGGAAGTTGAGCATAATTCCAAGGAGGAGGTGTCCATGGCGTACTTCTCTCGGCTCCCTGCTGGTTGTCCATGCAGGGGGCAGCTGCTCACCATGGACCACCGGCTGGAGGAGAACGCTAGCGGTGGGGAGGTCGCTCCGGAGTTTGGTAGTGAATGgccagattaaaaaaaaaagggcaactttttttttatgcataatgTATTGTTGTTGATGCTTTGTTTTAGGTTGGCCCTCTTGGGTGCTGGCCAGGTGGCCTGTGCCTATCAAGATCCATTGGCTGTAGGGGGGCGATTTCACATGTCGACCAAGTTAAGGTGGGCAGGAATTACAAAGTGCATGCAGTTTTATAGATTCTTTTTCTAATATGTTGTACTGAAGGCTGGACTTTTTAAAGTTTTGAACTTCACTATTCGGTAAATGGAGCTCTCAAACATTGGAGGAAGGCTGATCATCGATCAGATGGTACATGGGATGCGCTTCCCTCTGGGCCGCTCTGGCTATGAAGCAGCGGCAAAGGCATGCCGGTTGCCGAGATTTACCTGCAGAATTGGCTGCAAAGCTTATGGTACTTGGCATAATTGACTCAATTACAATTTTTGGCATCTAGTTTTGCTTTTACTTTTACTTATGCAGCAAGCTCTAAAAAGAAACTGGGCTGAAAGATGACACCACTTGTGTGGTGGTTGATATCATCCTATCCGATTATTGCTTGACATCGCGGCAGTTGTCCCAATAGAGAAACCAGTGCAAGTTCAAGTGATCAAGTTTCTTCGTTCTTGTAGAAGGTGACACTGTTCAATTGGAAAGCCTGCCTCTTTCGGCTCTGTGGAGAAATTATTTGAAGGATCTGGGATATGCTGCAAGAAAAGGTATGCTCTAGTTACTGTCGCTATGATCGATCATGTACTTGCTGAGTTAATTGCTTCCTCACAGTTCAGCGAGTTTTCTGATTTGTTAAGCTTTTTAAAaccaatggtttttttttaactggacGGACATCAATCATGCCTATTTCCTGGATAATCCCATATGTTTAGTACTTCAAGGTAAGATTACTTTGTTTTGAGATGTGCTTATAGCGCAGTAGCAGGGGTTGCTGGCATGTAAACCGTTGGCCCGGGTTCAATTCTCGTGGAGCACTCTCACGAGAAATATTTACTTATTTCTTCTTAAAACTATTGACATCAAGCCCTTACTTGGTGTCCAACTTTTTAGGATTGCTTTGTTTTCTTGATCATTTGGAGGCCTGTTTTATCAAGTTTCTATTATCACTTTTGGCCATTACACGCACACGTATGAGAAATTGAGAACCCATGAAACTTTTAACTCCTACCACTACCACAGAACGGGGTAACACTGCTAGCCTATTACTGTCTGTTCGGCGTGAACCGATGGTGATCCAACACTATTGGTTATATACTTCTTGCATCCAATCCTACCCAAAAGTCATAGAACCGATAATACTTAGTATCACTGCCGGTTCGTGTCATGAACAAGCACTATCCTGTCCATTGAGTATTGAACCGACaatggccttgtttggatcctcgtggctattaaatagccctctataattttgctatttagaattattaaacgtagattaccgacaaaactgattccataacccctaggctattttgcgagacgaatctaatgatgtatattaatccataattagcggttgattactgtagcatcactgtagcaaatcatggattaatatacctcgttaaattcgtctcacaaaatagcctaggggttatggaatgggttttgtcagtaatctacgtttaatactcttaaatagcaagattctggatggctatttaatagccctccggatccaaacagggccaatgATACTcgaattgcattttttttaaaaaaataactttttcatacgaaGTCGGATGAAGATAATCTTTATATTGTAGAGCTTTACGATATGTACCGATTTATCATcgataatattttcttttgagatTGTTTACATGTCTAAATACTAGCATATTGCCTGTGCATTACAATAggattttaattaaagaaaattattattAACTCATTatatcatcatttttttatacACCATctcttaattttttcatatatatactctatttGTTACTAACATGTTTATTCTCTTTGCTCCACATTGTGATTTTTTCCTTTCCATAGAAAGTAGGGAATTGTTGGTTGGGTGGTTGATATATGGACCCTTTGGCACACGTTCTTTTTCATTTCCAAGGGAGACTGGGAGTGTTAGCAGATTCACCACTAGCACCATCACTACTATATTTTATAGGAGTATAGATATGTTAGAAGTTCTCAAATCTATTTAGATATTTAAAATTTGTGGTCTCATGATGTTTGATATAACATCTTGGATGGTGATAAGCTCTATATCAAAATCGTATATCTGAACGTGATGTATGATTTTGTAGTTGATAACATTTTCATTAGAGATTATTTACATGTCTGAATGTGTTACAAAATTTAATAGCGATAAATCACAACCCTAGCCCTCCTCTCATCtccacccccaccgccgccataCATCATATCACAAACCATCCTAGCAGCGCCTCCTGTCTCCTCTACCAGCGACGCGTTGAACGTTTTTACAGCAGCGACAACACCAGTAGAATGGACGACATGAATACAAGAAGAGTAGTCCACAATAGGacaagacgacgacgatgggcaCTGCTCGGAATCCTCTGCGGCATGGCGCACTCGTGCCCGTTGAACAACACCCTCGTCGGgaacccgtcgccgccgaccacgtcgatgccgccgccgctcctctttTTGGTGAACAGCAGCACCGACTGCTGCTTCCCGGCCACGGGGTAGTCGACGCCGCTCATGTTGCTCTCCCTCTTGAGGTACTGGAACCCTTCCCTCCCCTTCATCAAGATCATGGTGGTGCCGTTCCCCATCGCCGTGGCGTTGAACGTGAACGCCTGCTCGAACCCGTCGTACGCCTGCTtctccatcgccaccgccaAGAACCACTCCGCCACGTCCGCGCCCTCCCAGTTGAACAGCGTCGCCCGCGCGCTCCACCCGCCGGCGTAGTCCGTCGCCACGTGCCAGTTGATGCTCACGCCGCAGCTGTCGCCGCAGGGCATCGGCCTCGGCACCCCCAGCCGCTTCTCGCCGGCCCACcacaccgcctccctcccccgccTCTCGAACGGCATCAGCAGCGCGTACGGCGGCAGGAGcatcgacggcgccgtcgtgcTGCAGGCCGCCGCGGGGCTCGCCGGGCAGCCGCACGCGCAGGTTCTGCAGGGGATCACCGACTCGTTGTAGAACGCGGAGAAGGTCACGCAGCAGCTGGGCGGcttggacggcggcgccgccgtcatgTTGCACACCACCTGCCATGTCGCCAGCGCCAGCGTCGTCGACGCGAGCCCGCTCGGGTCAGGGAGCTCCGTTGGGGTCACCCGCACCGGCTGCCCGCACGCGTACTCCGGATTCAGCGGCGACGCGCCGGACACCCTGAAGTTGGCCGGAGCGTACAGCTTGGTCCGGTTGAGGTCAGGCGGCATCTTGTACACCTCCATCTGGAACGCCGACTTGGACTGCGCCGCGTCCACGGACTTGGGCAGCATGGTGCCGTTCCGGCAGCAGTGGTCGATCCCTCCGATgtcctcgtcgccgcggcgcgacggcggcaggtCAAGAACGGCCGGCTTGCGGTCGCAGTTGAGCACCTTGGAGAAGTCGAGGCCCTTGTAGAAGGCTCCCTGCGCGCCGTAGACGCAGTCGGTGGCGCCGACCTGGCGCGGGTAGGCTCCTCGCATGGAGCTGATGAACTCGCCGCGGAGCCACTCCCACGACAGCTCCCAGCCGTCGAGGCGGCCCAGCAGCGCGTCGTTCTCCAGGGTCACCTGCGCCAGGTACGTGGTCTCGTGCGCCTGGAGCACGTCGTAGGTGATCACCAggtcgcccgcgccgcgcgggaGGTACGACGTCGCCCTGCCCGCTTCCAAGTCGCCGGCGCTCGCGTTCGCCGCGGCCTCCGGCGTGAGGACGCAGCAGGTTGAGAGGGTCGACGTGGAGACGTTGATGGCCGGCGGGCAGGTGTAGGACGGGTCGGCGAGCGAGAGCGCGGAAGGGAGCGGGACGTACGGCGGTGGCCCCGCGAACAGCGTGCCGACCAGGTTGAGCGTGGCCTGTATCTTGGtgaggtcgccggcggtggcgatcggGGTGAGGAGGTCCGTCTGCGGGTAGCCGGAGAAGGAGGTGGCGTTGTCTGCCGTGGTGTTGTAGGGCAGGTCGGCGCCGGAGGTGAGCACGGCGCCATCGAGTTGGACGAGGATTTCGCGGTGGTGGAAGGTGAGGCGCAGCGTCCAGGAGCGGAGAGCGCGGGTGCCGGAGTTgaggacggtggcggtggcgcggaagGAGTAGGGCTGGGCGTCGGCGTCGGGTGCGGCGACGAATGGCCTGATCTTGTCACGGCGATCGAGGTTGTAGGTGAGGAGTATACCGTTGCAgtccatctccggcggcggcggcggcgggggcgtggTAGGCTGTgcctgcgcggcggcgacaagaaagacagcagcagcaaacaAGACGGCATAGCGCGCCAAAGGATTATTGGCGATGATGAACACGGCCATGTCCGAATTGAATTGGTACTCTCGATGAATCGATGTGCTGCTTCAATTTTCGTTGTTTCTTTACTTTGTGGTGATTGGATAACTAGAGAGATTTagtagaggggaggagaagaagctgcAGAGTGAGGCAGAGGAGTTGACGAGAGAAATTGACTGACCGACTCCATCGTTGTAAGCTACTGTTTGGAAGATTGCAACAAGAGCAAGAACGAGTCAGCGCAGTGCAGTCCGCATGACATACGGACGGATCGTAATTTTCAAGGATGAAAGTGTAATCAGAGTGTGACATATGGACGCGGTTTATGCTGTGCTCCCTGCCGTTGACACCACCGTCATGCTctgttttcctttcctttcctttcctttctcaCCTCCGGGCCCCGCCTTATTGACGTCATCCAGCCCGAATGGGTCTAATGGGTTGAATTTGATAGGCCGTGTCACCTGAAATCGTCCGGACAAAAAAGGTTATCTTAAGGAATAAGTTTAATTTACCAACAAATCCGATTTTTATCCTTCAATCAAAAACCAGATACagcgggtccctcaactatcaaaaccggtacatatgaggtccctcgacggtttagatggtggttttggctgacgcgacgcttacgtggctaatttggCTCGGTCTTCATCTAATGTGAcgtttacgtggcaatttgatctgcaagaataataaaattagtgggacccacatgtcagtttcacataaaacataattaaaaatggtgggccccacgtgggccccacatgtcttCCCTTTCTCCCCTCttatctctatcctctctctcatctctccgGTGGGAGAGGACCATGTGAGGTCCGCCGTGCCGAGGCTCGGGAAGGCCGACGGCGCGCAGGAGGGGCTCTGGGAGCGTGTCCCTTCCGCTCTTTGCCTTCACCGACTTCTTGGACAGCGTCGGCGTTGACGATGATGACGTCCCGTCCGCCGGCGTGGCGCCGGGGGGATGCAGCGGGAGGGGGCCCGAGTTGCTGTCATTCGGAAGGCACGCCTGGGAGctcgcctccaccaccagccAAATGCACACCACGTGGTCCTTGCCGGCGCTGGCCAGCCAACGGCCATTGGTGCTGAACTTGATGCTCCAGCTTGACCCCTCGTGCGCCATGATCTCTTGGCACATGTACAGCCCGGTGAGCTCCTTGCATGACTTGCCGGATTGGTGCGCCTTGAGCCGCTCCGATGACGACGCCGAGGATGACGACGAAgaggtggcgtcggcggcggaggacgtggTCGTAGATGGGGTTGACTTGCTGTTGCCGCTGCTGTCCTTGTCCTGGATGAAGCTGATGGCGACGGACTTGATGTTCTTGAGCCAGCCTCCCTTCTTCTTGCCGCCCGACGGCTTCTCGGCCTTGGAAGGCGCGCCGCCGGAGGGTGACGCGAGCTGGCCGCtgtgaggagggaggcggcactTTAAGCCAACGAGGAATCGAGGAGAAAATCTCTTTGCATGCACCTGGCTCAGCGGTTCTGGAACTAGACCTCCACTTGCCGCGGTCGGAGGTTGAGCTGCTTTGCTAGCGCCACCTTCTGCTTctgcgcgctcgccggcgacctcctccgccgcccgcggcctgccgccgacgccccgccgctccgccggcaTGGTCCTGCCGCCGCGAGGACGAGGGAGAGCCGAGAGGGACTCCCCacaatctttattttttaagttgacatgtgggcccactattttttattaattttttggtgaaactgacatgtgggtcccacaaagtttattatttttccggatcaaactgccacgtaagcgccacgtcaatccCACATCAAATGAAGACCAAGTCAGattagccacgtagacgccacgtcagccaaaaaccgctgtcaaaaccaccgagggatctcTTATAcactggttttgacagttgagggacccgttgtatctagtTTTCTGATTGAAGGAGGAAAATCGGATTCgctgacaagttaagggatctcggatgaacttattccttctccTAATAGGGAGA is a genomic window of Oryza glaberrima chromosome 7, OglaRS2, whole genome shotgun sequence containing:
- the LOC127778601 gene encoding uncharacterized protein LOC127778601, which codes for MSGDRYGGGGGGGGGGGGGSGSGHRRDRYAEGGRRGSCSPHPQDRYGSGRRGGGSGRGGLVDGDRSGGGDRYGAGGGGGNGNGKGSRSRSAHPRDRYSGGGHLYGGGGGYTSDRGPPTCSHRYDGQSSKEHGDSFYSGGNSSKFADTPRNNQHQPLTSMRFILAGFGSPLKAECKQLINGMGGQVLTSLEYEIATHIVPMGGREGAAIVWELDGKRVYSKEWLDSLLYVRPKALEASSTGRTRNGSQALYPGERRVRRRINFDSYHDDGASLCSKHHDIFKCPFDKSTQTTLLQFAEKNRKNLIYAGPTPGSFDTHWSIVGSTEIKLKLRRAFRLIQALHKENISLCGKFGAENFFYDDDNNARIGNLMEDNLKYGADLSDKNLDYESFVKMVKKEVFVRTSIPNSLSEWLCLMSSGVKGFEYLLCHHDGLMEPRQSASSFMSLHDIFLEIETSDPAAYGSVLSDLRQYNYWKSKMPNNSFLKSTKEYMDKDGKQIEYKDDVKDLLRFLRNCRRHAAQFKEDEFPSIVDHFYPKLMCDFQKAMFKVGKLQDLNLESTMP
- the LOC127778600 gene encoding COBRA-like protein 7, with the protein product MAVFIIANNPLARYAVLFAAAVFLVAAAQAQPTTPPPPPPPEMDCNGILLTYNLDRRDKIRPFVAAPDADAQPYSFRATATVLNSGTRALRSWTLRLTFHHREILVQLDGAVLTSGADLPYNTTADNATSFSGYPQTDLLTPIATAGDLTKIQATLNLVGTLFAGPPPYVPLPSALSLADPSYTCPPAINVSTSTLSTCCVLTPEAAANASAGDLEAGRATSYLPRGAGDLVITYDVLQAHETTYLAQVTLENDALLGRLDGWELSWEWLRGEFISSMRGAYPRQVGATDCVYGAQGAFYKGLDFSKVLNCDRKPAVLDLPPSRRGDEDIGGIDHCCRNGTMLPKSVDAAQSKSAFQMEVYKMPPDLNRTKLYAPANFRVSGASPLNPEYACGQPVRVTPTELPDPSGLASTTLALATWQVVCNMTAAPPSKPPSCCVTFSAFYNESVIPCRTCACGCPASPAAACSTTAPSMLLPPYALLMPFERRGREAVWWAGEKRLGVPRPMPCGDSCGVSINWHVATDYAGGWSARATLFNWEGADVAEWFLAVAMEKQAYDGFEQAFTFNATAMGNGTTMILMKGREGFQYLKRESNMSGVDYPVAGKQQSVLLFTKKRSGGGIDVVGGDGFPTRVLFNGHECAMPQRIPSSAHRRRLVLLWTTLLVFMSSILLVLSLL
- the LOC127780350 gene encoding uncharacterized protein LOC127780350 — encoded protein: MPAERRGCRLPPHSGQLASPSGGAPSKAEKPSGGKKKGGWLKNIKSVAISFIQDKDSSGNSKSTPSTTTSSAADATSSSSSSASSSERLKAHQSGKSCKELTGLYMCQEIMAHEGSSWSIKFSTNGRWLASAGKDHVVCIWLVVEASSQACLPNDSNSGPLPLHPPGATPADGTSSSSTPTLSKKSVKAKSGRDTLPEPLLRAVGLPEPRHGGPHMVTRPIKFNPLDPFGLDDVNKAGPGGEKGKERKGKQSMTVVSTAGSTA